One genomic window of Moorella glycerini includes the following:
- the hemA gene encoding glutamyl-tRNA reductase, with the protein MFVVAVGLNHRTAPVEIREQLAFARHGLPAALEQLRAVAGVEGCVILSTCNRTEIYVACQQEETGIRAGKNFLSQSCRMDLKNLEGYLYTLNTRHTVRHLFRVAAGLDSMILGEDQVLAQVAEAYEIARETGTTNNILNTLWQQAITVGKRVRTETRIDRNTVSISYAAVELARQVFHGNLQGRTVLVIGAGKMSTLAARYLKDKGVTTVLVSNRSYDRAVDLASKIGGQAVRLDAMEDYLSRADIVISCTAASHYILHREQVARARARAARPDSPLMLIDIAVPRDIEPSAGDLPGVKLYDIDDLQQVVLANLEERQHAARQAEGIITAEVDAFFRWLGSLYVVPTIIALKEKAEAIKKAELERACHRLGELTPRQQKIISSLASSIVNQLLHDAVVNLKKAALTPRGHLYAEALHELFNLPGEGARPRKEAAAVEGGGQ; encoded by the coding sequence GTGTTTGTCGTTGCCGTCGGTTTAAATCATCGCACGGCGCCGGTAGAAATCCGGGAGCAACTGGCTTTTGCCCGCCACGGTTTGCCGGCGGCCCTGGAACAGCTACGGGCCGTGGCCGGCGTTGAGGGTTGCGTGATTTTAAGTACCTGTAACCGGACGGAAATATATGTGGCCTGCCAGCAGGAGGAAACCGGGATCAGGGCAGGCAAGAACTTCCTCAGCCAGTCCTGCCGGATGGACCTTAAAAACCTGGAAGGCTATCTTTACACCTTGAATACGCGCCATACTGTCCGCCACCTGTTCCGGGTGGCTGCCGGCCTGGATTCCATGATTCTCGGCGAAGACCAGGTTTTAGCCCAGGTGGCCGAAGCTTACGAGATAGCCCGGGAAACAGGAACAACTAATAACATCCTCAACACCCTGTGGCAGCAGGCCATTACCGTTGGCAAGAGGGTAAGGACGGAAACGCGCATCGACCGCAACACGGTATCAATCAGCTACGCTGCCGTAGAACTGGCCCGCCAGGTTTTTCATGGTAACCTCCAGGGGCGGACCGTTTTGGTAATCGGTGCCGGTAAAATGAGTACCCTGGCTGCCCGTTACCTGAAAGATAAAGGCGTGACCACGGTCCTGGTTTCCAATCGTTCATATGATCGGGCCGTAGATCTGGCCTCTAAAATTGGCGGCCAAGCCGTGCGCCTGGACGCCATGGAGGATTACCTGTCCCGGGCCGATATCGTTATCAGCTGTACGGCGGCCAGCCACTATATTCTCCACCGGGAACAGGTGGCCCGGGCCCGGGCGCGGGCGGCGCGGCCGGACAGCCCCCTGATGCTCATTGACATTGCCGTGCCCCGGGATATTGAGCCATCTGCCGGCGACCTGCCGGGGGTGAAACTGTATGATATCGACGACCTGCAACAGGTGGTCCTGGCCAACCTGGAGGAACGGCAGCATGCCGCCCGGCAGGCGGAAGGTATCATTACGGCTGAAGTCGATGCCTTTTTCCGCTGGCTGGGATCTCTGTACGTGGTCCCAACTATTATTGCTTTAAAGGAAAAAGCGGAAGCCATTAAAAAGGCTGAATTAGAGCGGGCCTGTCACCGGCTGGGAGAACTGACACCAAGGCAGCAAAAAATAATCAGTTCCCTGGCCAGTTCCATTGTCAACCAGCTCCTCCACGACGCTGTCGTGAACTTAAAAAAGGCCGCCCTGACACCGCGGGGACATTTGTATGCCGAAGCCCTGCATGAACTTTTTAACCTGCCGGGGGAAGGGGCCAGGCCCCGCAAAGAAGCGGCGGCAGTGGAAGGAGGAGGGCAATAA
- a CDS encoding siroheme decarboxylase subunit alpha, producing the protein MDSLDRRLLNMIQEGFPLTEEPYAELGRRLGLAEKEVLERLAKLKEEGIIRRIGAVFDLRRLGYTSTLCAMKVPEGRLAEVAAVVNAFPGVTHNYLREDAYNMWFTLIGPCRRHLEKVMASIEARTGLPVLELPAESSYKIRVNFNLEEGSP; encoded by the coding sequence TTGGATAGCCTTGACCGCCGTTTATTAAATATGATCCAGGAAGGTTTCCCCCTGACGGAGGAACCCTACGCCGAACTGGGCCGGCGCCTGGGCCTGGCGGAAAAGGAAGTCCTGGAACGCCTGGCTAAATTAAAAGAAGAGGGGATCATTCGCCGCATCGGCGCTGTCTTTGACCTGCGGCGGCTGGGTTATACCAGTACCCTCTGTGCTATGAAGGTCCCTGAAGGACGCCTAGCGGAAGTAGCGGCAGTGGTTAATGCCTTTCCAGGAGTTACCCACAATTACCTGCGGGAAGATGCTTATAACATGTGGTTTACCCTTATCGGCCCCTGCCGCCGCCACCTGGAAAAGGTTATGGCCAGCATCGAAGCCAGGACCGGCCTGCCAGTACTGGAACTCCCGGCGGAAAGCTCCTACAAGATTCGAGTAAACTTTAACCTGGAAGAAGGGAGCCCGTAA
- a CDS encoding precorrin-2 dehydrogenase/sirohydrochlorin ferrochelatase family protein produces the protein MGFYSMVVELTDRPCLVVGGGQVGERKVLNLLEAGARVTLVSPEVTRVLADLALARQLVWWRREYQPGDITGMALVFAVTADAGLNARVAADCHQAGIWVNVADAPEKCTFMVPSVVRRGDLQIAISTAGKSPALARQLRKQLEAEIGPEYGPWVDFLGELRPLLKKVWPHDQKRREELLRRLAGDEILFRLVARGKEDLAKERVKQCLSLPSV, from the coding sequence ATGGGCTTTTATTCTATGGTAGTAGAGCTAACGGACCGTCCCTGCCTGGTAGTCGGCGGCGGGCAGGTCGGTGAGCGCAAGGTTTTAAATTTGCTGGAAGCAGGCGCCAGGGTTACCCTGGTAAGCCCGGAGGTTACGCGCGTCCTGGCGGACCTGGCCCTGGCCAGGCAACTGGTATGGTGGCGGCGTGAATACCAGCCCGGCGATATCACGGGGATGGCCCTGGTTTTTGCCGTCACCGCTGACGCCGGCCTTAATGCCCGCGTGGCTGCCGACTGCCACCAGGCCGGCATCTGGGTCAATGTCGCCGATGCGCCGGAAAAGTGTACCTTTATGGTTCCCTCTGTCGTCCGGCGCGGGGACTTGCAAATAGCCATCTCTACCGCCGGGAAAAGCCCGGCCCTGGCCCGCCAGTTACGCAAACAGCTGGAGGCTGAAATTGGACCGGAATACGGCCCCTGGGTGGACTTTTTAGGAGAACTTCGTCCTTTGCTTAAAAAGGTCTGGCCCCATGACCAGAAACGCCGGGAAGAATTACTGCGGCGGCTGGCCGGGGATGAGATATTATTTCGCCTGGTAGCCCGGGGCAAAGAAGATTTAGCAAAGGAGCGGGTGAAGCAGTGTTTGTCGTTGCCGTCGGTTTAA
- the hemB gene encoding porphobilinogen synthase produces the protein MSGFPVRRPRRLRQNETLRAMIRETEINVRDLIYPFFVIHGQGIKNPVPSMPGVYQLSIDNLVKEAAAVVAAGIPAVLLFGIPAVKDEVGSGAYDPRGIVQEAVRALKRAYPGLLVITDVCLCEYTSHGHCGLVDGGQVLNDPTLELIAKTALSHVEAGADIVAPSDMMDGRVGAIRRLLDKEGFTHTPILAYAAKFASAFYGPFREAAGSAPRFGDRRSYQMDPANSNEALREVELDLQEGADMIMVKPALPYLDIIRRVKDTFNAPLVAYQVSGEYAMLKAAAANGWLDEERTVLESLTAIKRAGADLIITYYALDVARWLK, from the coding sequence ATGTCCGGTTTTCCCGTGCGCCGGCCGCGACGCCTGCGGCAGAATGAAACCTTGCGGGCCATGATCCGGGAAACGGAAATTAACGTCCGCGACCTCATTTATCCCTTTTTTGTCATCCACGGCCAGGGAATAAAAAACCCGGTACCTTCCATGCCGGGCGTATACCAGCTCTCCATCGACAACCTGGTTAAAGAAGCCGCGGCCGTAGTGGCTGCCGGCATCCCGGCTGTCCTCCTCTTTGGCATCCCGGCAGTAAAAGATGAGGTGGGCTCCGGGGCCTATGACCCCCGGGGCATTGTCCAGGAAGCCGTGCGGGCCTTAAAGCGCGCTTACCCGGGACTCCTGGTCATTACCGACGTCTGCCTGTGCGAGTATACCAGCCACGGCCACTGCGGCCTGGTGGATGGCGGCCAGGTTTTAAACGACCCCACCCTGGAGCTTATCGCCAAAACAGCCCTCTCCCATGTGGAGGCCGGGGCCGATATCGTAGCCCCCTCGGATATGATGGACGGCCGGGTAGGGGCCATCCGCCGCCTCCTGGATAAAGAAGGCTTCACCCACACACCTATCCTGGCTTACGCGGCCAAGTTCGCTTCGGCTTTCTACGGTCCCTTCCGGGAAGCCGCCGGTTCGGCACCCCGGTTTGGCGACCGCCGCAGCTACCAGATGGACCCGGCCAACAGCAACGAGGCCCTGCGGGAAGTGGAACTGGACCTCCAGGAAGGCGCCGATATGATCATGGTTAAACCGGCCCTCCCTTACCTGGATATCATCCGCCGGGTTAAAGACACCTTCAACGCCCCCCTGGTAGCCTACCAGGTCAGCGGCGAGTATGCCATGCTCAAAGCCGCCGCTGCCAATGGCTGGCTGGATGAGGAAAGAACCGTGCTGGAAAGCCTGACGGCCATCAAGAGGGCCGGGGCCGATCTCATTATTACCTATTATGCCCTGGATGTAGCAAGGTGGCTTAAATAA
- the nirJ2 gene encoding putative heme d1 biosynthesis radical SAM protein NirJ2, whose product MLLSWNTTNQCNLYCDHCYRDAGAKVEDELSTAEAKNLIDEAVKAGFRIMIFSGGEPLLRSDLPDLIAYAASRGLRPVLGSNGTLLTPDLARELKKAGARAIGISLDSCAPARHDRLRQKAGAWQEALSGMAACREAGLPFQVHTTVFDWNQDELEKLTDLAVDLGAAAHHFFFLVPTGRAASMEAESLRAEAYEATLRRILQKQQQVDIELKPTCAPQFMRIARQMGMLVRYSRGCLAGIAYCIISPRGDVQPCAYLNLPVGNVRETPFSRIWQESEVFHRLRTEHYGGGCGHCGYKKICGGCRARAWYYHGDYMAEEPWCLYQGRKGMKVG is encoded by the coding sequence ATGCTCTTATCATGGAATACGACCAACCAGTGCAACCTTTACTGCGACCACTGTTACCGGGACGCCGGCGCTAAAGTGGAGGATGAATTGAGTACGGCGGAAGCAAAGAATTTAATCGATGAGGCCGTTAAAGCCGGTTTCCGGATTATGATCTTCAGCGGCGGCGAACCCCTGTTAAGGTCCGACTTGCCGGATTTGATAGCTTATGCCGCATCGCGCGGTTTAAGGCCGGTCCTGGGGAGCAACGGCACCTTGCTCACCCCGGACCTGGCCCGGGAATTGAAAAAGGCCGGAGCGCGGGCCATAGGTATTTCCCTGGATAGCTGTGCTCCCGCCCGCCATGACCGCCTGCGACAAAAGGCAGGGGCCTGGCAGGAAGCCTTGTCTGGTATGGCGGCCTGCCGGGAGGCCGGTTTGCCCTTCCAGGTGCATACCACCGTCTTTGACTGGAACCAGGACGAACTGGAAAAACTCACCGATCTCGCGGTGGATCTTGGTGCGGCGGCCCACCATTTCTTTTTCCTGGTGCCCACCGGCCGAGCGGCGAGCATGGAAGCGGAATCCTTACGGGCCGAGGCATATGAGGCAACTTTAAGGCGCATCTTACAAAAGCAGCAGCAGGTAGATATTGAATTAAAACCGACCTGCGCGCCCCAGTTCATGCGCATTGCCCGCCAAATGGGAATGCTTGTACGTTACAGCCGCGGCTGCCTGGCCGGCATTGCCTACTGTATTATCAGTCCCCGGGGGGATGTCCAGCCCTGTGCCTACCTGAACCTGCCCGTGGGCAATGTCCGGGAAACGCCCTTTAGCCGTATCTGGCAGGAAAGTGAGGTCTTCCACCGCCTGCGTACGGAACACTACGGCGGTGGCTGCGGCCACTGCGGCTACAAAAAGATTTGCGGCGGTTGCCGCGCCCGGGCCTGGTATTACCACGGCGACTATATGGCTGAAGAGCCCTGGTGCCTCTACCAGGGCCGGAAGGGGATGAAGGTTGGATAG
- a CDS encoding siroheme decarboxylase subunit beta, translating to MPRPLTDLEKELVRLLQGDIPLVSRPFLPVAQKLGLSEAEVLEHIRRLQAEGIIRRFGAALRHREAGITANAMVVWQLPPGELKRAGEKLATFPEVTHCYQRQQRPEWPYNLYAVIHCRTREACAKLAARLAASIGHNNYRLIFSTAELKKESMKYFTLEDPECQ from the coding sequence TTGCCACGCCCTTTAACCGACCTGGAAAAGGAACTGGTGCGCCTGCTCCAGGGCGACATCCCCCTGGTTTCCCGTCCTTTTTTACCGGTGGCCCAAAAGCTGGGCCTCAGCGAAGCGGAAGTCCTGGAGCACATCCGCCGCCTCCAGGCCGAGGGCATTATCCGCCGCTTCGGTGCCGCCCTGCGCCACCGGGAAGCCGGTATAACTGCCAACGCCATGGTAGTCTGGCAGCTGCCGCCGGGAGAATTAAAACGGGCAGGGGAAAAACTGGCCACCTTCCCGGAAGTAACCCACTGTTACCAGCGCCAGCAGCGGCCCGAATGGCCCTATAACCTGTATGCCGTCATTCACTGCCGCACCAGGGAGGCCTGTGCAAAACTGGCGGCCCGCCTGGCCGCCAGCATCGGCCATAATAATTACCGCCTCATTTTCAGTACGGCCGAGCTAAAAAAAGAGAGCATGAAGTATTTTACCCTGGAAGATCCCGAATGCCAGTAA
- the hemC gene encoding hydroxymethylbilane synthase encodes MLEVKVGSRESELARWQARWVIEALEKAWPDLTCRLVTFKTKGDKILDVALARIGDKGLFTKELELALLDGVIDMAVHSMKDMPTSLPESLIIGAMGPREDPADVLISPAGYTLASLPVKARVGTSSLRRKAQLAHARPDLELVDLRGNVPTRLAKMEREGLEAIVLAAAGVKRLNHGRLLGEPIPYHLCLPAVGQGAIGVEIRAGDEQIAQLVAAINHPPTVAAVRAERAYLRALEGGCQVPIGALATVEGEALVLQGMVASLDGRQVLRDYVSGSTANPEAAGQELARKLLARGAGAILQEVRLKGGNFHR; translated from the coding sequence ATGCTGGAAGTAAAGGTGGGCTCCAGGGAAAGTGAACTGGCCCGCTGGCAGGCCCGTTGGGTTATCGAGGCCCTGGAAAAAGCCTGGCCGGATCTGACCTGTCGCCTGGTTACCTTTAAAACTAAGGGCGATAAGATCCTCGATGTGGCCCTGGCGCGGATTGGCGATAAGGGCCTTTTTACCAAGGAACTGGAACTGGCCCTCCTGGACGGGGTTATCGATATGGCCGTCCACAGCATGAAAGATATGCCGACCAGCTTGCCAGAGAGCCTGATTATCGGTGCCATGGGGCCGCGGGAAGACCCGGCTGATGTCCTCATCTCCCCGGCGGGCTATACCCTGGCATCTCTACCAGTCAAGGCCCGGGTGGGGACAAGCAGCCTGAGGCGCAAGGCCCAGCTGGCCCATGCCCGCCCCGACCTGGAACTGGTGGACCTGCGGGGCAATGTCCCCACCCGCCTGGCGAAAATGGAGCGGGAAGGACTGGAGGCCATCGTCCTGGCTGCCGCCGGGGTGAAAAGGTTAAACCATGGCCGCCTCCTGGGGGAACCCATACCCTATCACCTTTGCCTGCCGGCTGTAGGGCAGGGGGCCATCGGCGTTGAGATCCGGGCCGGGGATGAACAAATCGCGCAGCTGGTGGCCGCCATCAACCACCCGCCCACGGTTGCGGCAGTGCGGGCGGAAAGGGCTTACTTACGTGCCCTGGAAGGAGGCTGCCAGGTTCCCATAGGTGCCCTGGCTACCGTGGAAGGGGAAGCCCTGGTCCTGCAGGGTATGGTGGCCAGCCTGGACGGCAGGCAGGTATTAAGGGATTACGTTTCCGGGAGCACGGCCAACCCGGAAGCCGCCGGTCAGGAACTGGCCCGGAAATTACTGGCCCGGGGCGCGGGGGCCATTTTACAGGAGGTAAGACTGAAGGGTGGCAATTTCCACAGGTAA
- a CDS encoding radical SAM/SPASM domain-containing protein yields MISLTKLLFNDRYFGDTLRYSQAAFGAAAGARRDSGPVVVWNCTRACNLKCRHCYAGAGPGAGNEEMDTRAARDFLEQLVAFRVPVLLLSGGEPLVRPDIFDLMATAVGKGLRVTLSTNGTLIDRSTARELKKLGVSYVGISLDGVEERHDAFRGQKGAFAAALEGIRNCLAADQRVGLRFTISRANVDQLEEIFYLIREENIPRACFYHLVYSGRGSELAGEDLSHEESRAAMDLLIEATRRLKEQGREVEILTVDNHADGIYLYLQLRRQDPERAAAVRELLRLNGGNRSGIAIGAVDWAGNVHPDQFTMHHTLGNVRERPFGEIWTDLSHPLLQGLRDRKPLLKGRCSTCAWLDLCNGNCRARAESLTGDFWESDPACYLTAAEIAAR; encoded by the coding sequence CTGATCAGCCTGACTAAACTGCTTTTTAATGATAGATATTTCGGGGATACGTTGCGCTACAGCCAGGCTGCCTTTGGTGCGGCAGCGGGAGCGCGCCGGGACAGCGGGCCGGTGGTAGTCTGGAATTGTACCCGGGCCTGCAACCTGAAGTGCCGCCATTGCTATGCCGGGGCCGGGCCGGGTGCAGGTAACGAAGAGATGGATACCCGGGCCGCCCGGGATTTCCTGGAGCAACTGGTGGCCTTTCGCGTGCCGGTCCTCCTCCTGTCCGGGGGTGAACCCCTGGTGCGGCCGGATATCTTTGACCTGATGGCCACTGCTGTAGGGAAAGGCCTGCGGGTCACCCTGTCTACTAACGGTACCCTTATTGACCGCAGTACAGCCCGGGAATTGAAAAAACTCGGCGTCAGCTATGTGGGGATCAGCCTGGACGGCGTGGAGGAGAGGCATGATGCCTTCCGGGGGCAAAAAGGAGCCTTTGCGGCGGCCCTGGAAGGCATCCGTAACTGCCTGGCTGCCGACCAGCGGGTGGGTTTACGTTTTACCATCAGCCGCGCCAATGTTGACCAGCTGGAGGAGATTTTTTACCTCATCCGGGAAGAGAACATTCCCCGGGCCTGTTTCTATCACCTGGTTTACAGCGGCCGGGGCAGCGAGCTTGCCGGGGAAGACCTGAGCCATGAAGAAAGCCGCGCCGCCATGGATTTGCTTATCGAAGCAACCAGGCGCCTGAAGGAACAGGGCCGGGAAGTGGAAATCTTAACCGTCGATAACCATGCCGACGGCATTTACCTTTATTTGCAACTGCGCCGCCAGGACCCGGAGCGGGCGGCAGCCGTGCGGGAGTTATTGCGCCTGAACGGGGGTAACCGCAGCGGGATCGCCATCGGCGCCGTCGACTGGGCCGGTAACGTCCACCCTGACCAGTTTACCATGCACCACACCCTGGGTAATGTCCGGGAACGGCCCTTTGGTGAAATCTGGACCGATTTGAGCCATCCCCTCCTGCAAGGCCTGCGGGATCGCAAGCCCCTGCTCAAAGGCCGCTGCTCAACTTGCGCCTGGCTGGACCTCTGTAACGGCAACTGCCGCGCCCGGGCGGAAAGCCTGACCGGCGACTTCTGGGAGTCCGACCCCGCCTGCTATTTAACGGCAGCGGAGATTGCAGCCAGGTAA
- the cobA gene encoding uroporphyrinogen-III C-methyltransferase yields the protein MSTGKVYLVGAGPGDAGLLTIKGQECLARADVVVYDRLINPSLLDYAPQGAAKIYVGKAPYRHALRQEEINELLVELARQGKQVVRLKGGDPFVFGRGGEEALALKAAGIPFEVVPGVTAAIAVPAYAGIPVTHRGLASTVAFITGNEDPGKESSAINWEALAGAVDTLVFLMGMANLAPIVSRLLACGRTPATPVALIRWGTRAEQETLVGTLADIEAKAQEAGFSNPAIIVVGQVVSLRSALAWLEGKPLFGRRVVITRPRAQAEAMARRLADLGAEVLAFPAIEIQPPADWGHLDAALAKIKDFEWLIFTSANGVRYLCRRLQERQLDIRTLAGIKIAAIGPATARALQERGLNPDWQPGEYVAEAVAAGLGPLLQGRRVLLPRADIARPFLAEDLRRQGAEVTEVAVYRTVKRESEVSALRELLAAGKVTAVTFTSSSTVKSFLDLLGDETLTLMQGVDVFCLGPITAATAREAGLAVTATAGEYTEAGLIRAMLDYYAGRKAGEEN from the coding sequence ATTTCCACAGGTAAAGTATATCTGGTCGGTGCCGGCCCCGGTGACGCCGGATTATTAACTATCAAGGGGCAGGAATGCCTGGCCCGGGCTGATGTGGTGGTCTATGACCGCCTGATCAACCCGAGCCTCCTGGATTATGCACCACAGGGGGCCGCAAAAATTTATGTCGGCAAAGCCCCCTACCGCCATGCCCTGCGCCAGGAAGAAATCAATGAACTCCTGGTAGAGCTCGCCCGGCAGGGAAAGCAGGTGGTGCGCTTAAAAGGCGGTGACCCCTTTGTCTTTGGCCGCGGCGGGGAAGAAGCCCTGGCCCTCAAGGCCGCCGGGATACCCTTTGAAGTGGTGCCCGGGGTCACGGCGGCCATCGCCGTACCGGCCTACGCCGGCATCCCGGTGACCCACCGCGGCCTGGCTTCAACGGTGGCCTTCATTACCGGTAATGAAGACCCGGGTAAAGAAAGCAGCGCCATCAACTGGGAGGCCCTGGCCGGGGCCGTCGATACCCTGGTTTTCCTGATGGGCATGGCCAACCTGGCCCCCATTGTCAGCCGGTTGCTGGCCTGTGGCCGTACCCCCGCTACCCCGGTGGCCCTCATCCGCTGGGGCACCAGGGCCGAGCAGGAAACCCTGGTCGGTACCCTGGCCGATATTGAGGCCAAAGCCCAGGAAGCCGGCTTCAGCAACCCGGCTATTATCGTTGTCGGCCAGGTAGTTTCTTTGCGTTCTGCCCTGGCCTGGCTGGAAGGCAAACCCCTTTTCGGCCGGCGGGTGGTAATCACCCGCCCCCGGGCCCAGGCGGAAGCAATGGCCCGGCGGCTGGCCGACCTGGGGGCGGAAGTGCTGGCCTTCCCGGCCATTGAAATCCAGCCACCGGCCGACTGGGGCCACCTGGATGCCGCCCTGGCTAAGATTAAAGATTTCGAGTGGTTGATCTTTACCAGTGCCAACGGTGTCCGTTATCTCTGCCGGCGTTTACAGGAAAGGCAGCTCGACATCCGCACCCTGGCCGGGATAAAAATTGCCGCCATCGGCCCGGCGACGGCTAGGGCCCTGCAGGAGCGGGGTTTGAACCCCGACTGGCAGCCGGGGGAATATGTGGCCGAAGCCGTAGCTGCCGGTCTGGGACCTTTACTTCAGGGCCGGCGCGTGCTCCTGCCGCGGGCTGATATTGCCCGGCCCTTCCTGGCGGAAGACCTCCGCCGCCAGGGAGCAGAAGTGACGGAGGTAGCCGTCTACCGTACCGTTAAAAGGGAAAGCGAAGTGAGCGCCTTGCGGGAACTGCTGGCTGCCGGTAAAGTAACGGCCGTTACCTTTACCAGTTCTTCGACGGTCAAGTCTTTCCTTGATCTCCTGGGGGACGAGACTCTTACCCTCATGCAGGGCGTCGATGTTTTTTGCCTCGGGCCTATTACGGCAGCCACGGCCAGGGAAGCCGGGCTGGCGGTAACGGCTACGGCAGGAGAATATACAGAAGCAGGCCTGATCCGGGCCATGCTGGACTATTATGCCGGCCGGAAGGCAGGTGAGGAGAACTGA
- a CDS encoding polyprenyl synthetase family protein: protein MKELPLWQEVQADLQAVEAELLRQVDAPDPVLSQAARHLVQAGGKRLRPAFAILAAKCCGAPLERVLPLAVALEMIHMATLVHDDVIDASPVRRGRPTVWARWGQELSLHTGDYLFARSLLLVATYDDPRIPSILASTSVKMVQGELHQLAGAFDLEVTLRDYLKRIYRKTALLIAASCQLGAIVAGAGEDFIRHLYHYGRNLGMAFQITDDVLDMVADPERLGKPIGSDLRQGVITLPAIYALRCSPKKQKLIFLLAKRDKTATEILEVIDLIKDSGGIDYALGLAERYLARARQQAIFLPEGQARDTLMGLTYYVRTRGL, encoded by the coding sequence ATGAAAGAGTTACCCCTCTGGCAGGAGGTACAAGCCGATTTACAAGCAGTAGAGGCTGAATTATTGCGCCAGGTGGATGCTCCTGACCCGGTCTTAAGCCAGGCGGCCCGGCACCTGGTCCAGGCGGGGGGAAAAAGACTGCGCCCGGCCTTTGCCATCCTGGCAGCCAAATGCTGCGGCGCCCCCCTGGAACGGGTCCTGCCCCTGGCCGTGGCCCTGGAAATGATTCATATGGCCACCCTGGTCCATGACGACGTCATCGATGCCTCCCCGGTCCGGCGGGGGCGGCCGACGGTGTGGGCCCGCTGGGGCCAGGAGCTTTCTTTGCATACAGGGGATTACCTTTTTGCCCGCTCCCTGCTCCTGGTGGCCACCTATGACGATCCCCGTATCCCTTCGATCCTGGCTTCCACCAGCGTCAAAATGGTCCAGGGGGAACTGCACCAGCTGGCCGGCGCCTTTGACCTGGAGGTTACCTTGCGTGACTACCTGAAACGTATCTACCGCAAGACGGCCTTACTTATTGCCGCCAGCTGCCAGCTGGGGGCCATAGTTGCCGGGGCCGGGGAGGATTTTATCCGCCACCTGTACCATTATGGTCGCAACCTGGGGATGGCCTTCCAGATCACCGATGATGTCCTGGATATGGTGGCCGACCCGGAACGCCTGGGTAAGCCCATAGGTAGCGACCTGCGCCAGGGGGTTATTACCCTGCCGGCCATCTATGCTTTACGCTGCTCTCCCAAAAAGCAAAAGCTAATTTTCCTGCTGGCCAAAAGGGATAAAACAGCTACGGAAATTCTGGAAGTTATTGACCTCATTAAAGATAGTGGCGGCATCGATTATGCCCTGGGGCTGGCCGAGCGTTACCTGGCCCGGGCCAGGCAGCAGGCCATTTTCCTGCCGGAAGGACAGGCGCGGGATACTTTAATGGGCCTGACGTACTATGTGAGGACGCGTGGTCTATAA